Within Candidatus Zixiibacteriota bacterium, the genomic segment GACCGCGGTGGACCATTTAGCGGAATTAAGGCAACAATTATAGAGATTCGGGGCTTCTCAGCGCTGAGTTATCTGAAGGATGATTCCGCCAGAACCACCGCCACAGGCGGGGTTTAAACCCTCCGGATTCTCCCGCGCCGCCTGTAACATCTCATAGTTCAATGCCTTAGCAAATTTTCAAAGCAGATACCGCATCTGCCAATAATTAAGATAAAAAATATCAGAATTTCTTGAATCGTTTCGCCTGCCGTCCTATCCAATTCACTAAATACCTAAAACCTTTTGGAGATTTCTGGTGGTAGTATGAAAGAACGGATTGTTGGATTTGCGATTATATTCCCCTGGGTAGTGATCGGCTTAACCGCCCTCATTACCATATTTTTTTCCTTTCAATTCCCGAAAATCAAAATCGATACCGACCCGGAGAATATGCTTCCGGCCGACTCGAAGGTGCGTCTCTTTGACCATCAAACCAAAGAGGATTTCGGGCTTTCTGATTTTATCGCGGTCGGTGTGGTGTCGGACGAGAACGCTTTCACCCCCGACCTTCTTAACCGGATTTACGCCATCACCAACGATATTAAGAATATTGAAGGGGTAATAGTTGATGATATTCTTGCCCCCTCCGAAGTGGATGATATCAAACAGGGGGAAGGGGGAGTGTTGATTATCGAACCGTTGATGAGCGGCGAAATTAGCACGCCGGAGGAGGCGGAGCATATTCTGGCGCGGATAAAAGAGAATCCGATATTGCGGGGAAAGCTGGCGTCCGATGACGGCAAGGCGATTGCCCTTTTTATTCCGATTGAGTCTAAAACGATGTCGCACCGGATTGCCGGCGAGATTAATGAGATTACGAAAAAATATGGGAAGGATGAGGTCTATCATATCGCGGGGCTTCCGGTGGCGGAGGACTCTTTTGGGGCGGAGATGTTCACTCAGATGGTTTATTCGGCGCCGGCGGCATTCCTGATAATTTTTCTTCTGATGTTCGCCTTCTTCCGGAATTTCCGGGTGGTGATGGTGCCGATGCTGGTGGCGATAGTAACCGTAATCTGGTCGATGGGGCTTCTCATTCTGACCGGCAACACGGTGCATATAATGTCGTCGATGATTCCGATATTCCTGATACCGATAGCGGTGCTGAATTCGATTCATATCATTTCAGAGTTCCACGACCGTTTCAGCAAGTACAAACATAAGGACGCCACCATCCGGCATACCATAGGCGAACTTTTCCTGCCGCTTCTTTTCACCTCACTTACCACCATTGCCGGGTTTGCGTCACTGGCGACGACGCCGATTCCGCCGGTGCAGGTTTTCGGAATCTTTGTGGCGTTTGGTGTGCTGGTGTCGTGGGCGCTGTCGCTGACTTTGAATCCGGCGATAGGAATTCTGATACCGGATGCGGCGCTTCGGAATTTCGGCCGCTCCGATGACAAACATGGATTGATGTCGAGAATTCTTCACCGGATTCGGGATTTCTCATGGAAGCGAAGCGGCGCCATTATTGTCACGGCGGTGATAGTGGCGGTGGTCTCGGGAGTCGGTCTTTCCATGCTGGAAATCAACGATAATCCGGTCAAATGGTTCAAGAAGTCGCACCCGATTCGTCAGGCTGACATTGTAATGAATCAGCATCTTGCCGGGACATACATGAATTATCTGGTGGTTGACGCCGGCGAGCCGGAGGCAATAAAGCGCCCGGAGGTGCAGAAGTATATTGAAAGTCTTCAGCGCGACCTGGAGCAAGACCCGATTGTCGGCGCCACGACCGGCGTGACCGATGTGGTGAAAAAAGTCCGGTATGAGTTGTTTGGCGCCGATTCGGCGCAGATGTATATCCCGGGGACGTCGGATGAAGTGGGGCAGATGCTTTTCATGTTCGAGATGTCGGGCGGCGACCCGGAGGACCTTTTCAAGTTTGTCACCAGCGATTACGACCGCGCCAATCTCTGGGTGCAGTTGCGTGACGGTGATAATAAGGCGGTCTCGCGGGTGGTGGAACGAGCAGAGCAGTACATTCGCGACAATCCCCCGCCGACCGGCATCCAGGCGCACTGGGCCGGGCTGCCGTACATCAATATTGAATGGCAGAAGCAGATGGTCAGCGGAATGAGAATGTCGTTCTTAAGCACTTTTGTCATAGTCCTTATAATGATGATAATTCTCTTTCGGTCGATTCGGTGGGGTTTCATTTCAATGCTTCCTCTCACCATTACCGTTATGGCGATATATGCCTTTATCGGATTTATCGGCAAGCCGTATGATATGCCGGTGGCGGTGCTTTCGGCGCTGACGCTGGGGCTGTCGATTGATTTTGCGATTCATTTCATAGAGCGGTTCAAGATGAATTTCCGGCGCAATCCCGATTTCAGAGAATCATTTCATGAGATATTTGAGGGGACCGGACGGGCAATTGCCAGAAATATTATTGTCATTGCCATCGGTTTTGTCCCGATGCTTTTCTCCAACCTGGTGCCGTATATAACGGTGGGGACATTTTTCCTCGCCATCATGCTGGTATCCGGAATGGTGACACTATTTCTTCTGCCGGCAATAATGAAGCAGTATCATCGCTCGCTTTTCGCGGTGAAGAAAACTGTGGTGAACCATGAAAAGGTCGCTACCAATTAAAGAATGAA encodes:
- a CDS encoding MMPL family transporter translates to MKERIVGFAIIFPWVVIGLTALITIFFSFQFPKIKIDTDPENMLPADSKVRLFDHQTKEDFGLSDFIAVGVVSDENAFTPDLLNRIYAITNDIKNIEGVIVDDILAPSEVDDIKQGEGGVLIIEPLMSGEISTPEEAEHILARIKENPILRGKLASDDGKAIALFIPIESKTMSHRIAGEINEITKKYGKDEVYHIAGLPVAEDSFGAEMFTQMVYSAPAAFLIIFLLMFAFFRNFRVVMVPMLVAIVTVIWSMGLLILTGNTVHIMSSMIPIFLIPIAVLNSIHIISEFHDRFSKYKHKDATIRHTIGELFLPLLFTSLTTIAGFASLATTPIPPVQVFGIFVAFGVLVSWALSLTLNPAIGILIPDAALRNFGRSDDKHGLMSRILHRIRDFSWKRSGAIIVTAVIVAVVSGVGLSMLEINDNPVKWFKKSHPIRQADIVMNQHLAGTYMNYLVVDAGEPEAIKRPEVQKYIESLQRDLEQDPIVGATTGVTDVVKKVRYELFGADSAQMYIPGTSDEVGQMLFMFEMSGGDPEDLFKFVTSDYDRANLWVQLRDGDNKAVSRVVERAEQYIRDNPPPTGIQAHWAGLPYINIEWQKQMVSGMRMSFLSTFVIVLIMMIILFRSIRWGFISMLPLTITVMAIYAFIGFIGKPYDMPVAVLSALTLGLSIDFAIHFIERFKMNFRRNPDFRESFHEIFEGTGRAIARNIIVIAIGFVPMLFSNLVPYITVGTFFLAIMLVSGMVTLFLLPAIMKQYHRSLFAVKKTVVNHEKVATN